A genomic segment from Dermatobacter hominis encodes:
- a CDS encoding VOC family protein — MSDPDVVHPDKGFTHIALQVSDLDRSLAFYERYADMTPVHRRTSSDGVRVAWITDHTRPFVIVLLETTVTAPLGGWNHLGIGVHSRDEVDRRVASAVAEGYLTAGPHDSGPPAGYYGIVVDPDGHNLEIAFGQEVTFTVTHDLTTPPGRAGSASGAASS, encoded by the coding sequence GTGTCGGATCCTGACGTCGTCCACCCGGACAAGGGCTTCACCCACATCGCCCTGCAGGTGTCGGACCTCGACCGCAGCCTCGCCTTCTACGAGCGCTACGCGGACATGACGCCCGTGCACCGCCGGACCAGCTCCGACGGCGTGCGGGTGGCCTGGATCACCGACCACACCCGGCCGTTCGTGATCGTCCTGCTGGAGACGACGGTGACGGCACCGCTCGGCGGCTGGAACCACCTCGGGATCGGCGTGCACTCGCGCGACGAGGTGGACCGGCGGGTGGCGTCGGCCGTGGCCGAGGGCTACCTCACCGCGGGCCCGCACGACTCCGGCCCTCCGGCGGGCTACTACGGGATCGTCGTCGACCCCGACGGCCACAACCTCGAGATCGCCTTCGGCCAGGAGGTGACGTTCACGGTCACCCACGACCTCACGACGCCCCCCGGGAGGGCCGGAAGCGCTTCAGGCGCAGCGAGTTCGTGA
- a CDS encoding SDR family NAD(P)-dependent oxidoreductase — protein MTAAADPLDPARLFRLDGRVAIVTGASSGLGDRFARVLHGAGATVVVAARRADRLDELAAQLGERVVPVAADLTDAGDRERLVEAAVDVAGRVDVLVNNAGYGVPTPAETETIEQFERTMDLNVTATFHLAQLAGRHMLDAGRGSIVNIASVLGMAASAPIKEVSYCASKGAVVNLTRQLGCEWGRKGVRVNAIAPGWFPSEMTQAEMFDDEGGQAFIVRNTPMGRAGELAELDGALLYLAGDASTYVTGHILAVDGGWLAR, from the coding sequence GTGACCGCCGCCGCTGACCCGCTCGACCCCGCACGCCTGTTCCGCCTCGACGGGCGAGTCGCCATCGTCACCGGTGCGTCGTCGGGGCTCGGCGACCGCTTCGCCCGGGTGCTGCACGGCGCCGGTGCGACCGTCGTGGTGGCGGCCCGGCGGGCCGACCGGCTCGACGAGCTGGCCGCCCAGCTGGGGGAGCGCGTGGTCCCGGTCGCCGCCGACCTCACCGACGCCGGTGACCGGGAGCGCCTGGTCGAGGCGGCCGTCGACGTGGCGGGGCGGGTGGACGTGCTCGTCAACAACGCCGGCTACGGCGTGCCGACCCCGGCCGAGACGGAGACCATCGAGCAGTTCGAGCGCACGATGGACCTGAACGTGACCGCCACGTTCCACCTCGCCCAGCTCGCCGGACGGCACATGCTCGACGCGGGCCGGGGCAGCATCGTCAACATCGCGTCGGTGCTCGGCATGGCCGCCTCGGCACCGATCAAGGAGGTCTCGTACTGCGCCTCGAAGGGCGCGGTCGTGAACCTCACCCGGCAGCTCGGGTGCGAGTGGGGCCGCAAGGGCGTGCGGGTCAACGCGATCGCGCCGGGCTGGTTCCCGTCCGAGATGACCCAGGCCGAGATGTTCGACGACGAGGGCGGCCAGGCCTTCATCGTCCGCAACACGCCGATGGGCCGGGCCGGCGAGCTGGCCGAGCTCGACGGAGCGCTGCTGTACCTGGCCGGCGACGCCTCCACCTACGTGACCGGTCACATCCTCGCCGTCGACGGCGGCTGGCTCGCCCGCTGA
- a CDS encoding LLM class flavin-dependent oxidoreductase, with protein MRFGIFYEHQLPRPWEADSEERLLRDALDQVELADRLGIQHVWEVEHHFLEEYSHSSAPELFLAAASQRTEQIRLGHGIVLTAPQFNHPVRVAERIATLDLLSGGRVEFGSGESSSEAELGAFGVEYDRKRDAWLEGLQVAIRCMTESPFTGHDGEFVQLPPRNVVPKPVQRPHPPLWVACSRRDTILMAAEKGMGALSFAFIDPEEAARWMGDYRSTMAERCVPVGHTVNPNVAVVSPMMLCDDEEEALRRGLEGANFFGYSLAHFYVFGEHRPAETDVWREFQERRDQMGYSAETEVALAQERLGAKVAAGDTTGLRGAIGTPDQVRDFLRRYEEAGVDQVIFVLQAGHNRHDHIMESIERFGTEILPEFAERDDAAQAGKAAEYEPIVEAALRRRAEALEADPPPALPEDYVITAIPKRMVDDAKSEVGQQFLDAIATETAEGRGDTMSNLLG; from the coding sequence GTGCGCTTCGGGATCTTCTACGAGCACCAGCTGCCGAGGCCCTGGGAGGCCGACAGCGAGGAGCGGCTGCTGCGCGACGCGCTCGACCAGGTCGAGCTCGCCGACCGGCTCGGCATCCAGCACGTCTGGGAGGTCGAGCACCACTTCCTCGAGGAGTACTCCCACTCGTCCGCACCCGAGCTCTTCCTCGCCGCGGCCAGCCAGCGCACGGAGCAGATCCGCCTCGGCCACGGCATCGTCCTGACCGCGCCGCAGTTCAACCACCCCGTCCGGGTCGCCGAGCGCATCGCCACGCTCGACCTCCTCTCGGGCGGGCGCGTCGAGTTCGGCTCGGGCGAGTCGAGCTCCGAGGCCGAGCTCGGTGCGTTCGGCGTCGAGTACGACCGCAAGCGCGACGCCTGGCTCGAGGGCCTGCAGGTCGCGATCCGGTGCATGACCGAGTCGCCGTTCACCGGCCACGACGGCGAGTTCGTGCAGCTGCCGCCCCGCAACGTCGTGCCCAAGCCGGTGCAGCGCCCGCACCCGCCGCTCTGGGTGGCGTGCTCGCGCCGCGACACGATCCTGATGGCCGCCGAGAAGGGCATGGGCGCGCTGAGCTTCGCGTTCATCGACCCCGAGGAGGCTGCCCGCTGGATGGGCGACTACCGCTCGACGATGGCGGAGCGGTGCGTGCCGGTGGGCCACACGGTCAACCCGAACGTCGCCGTGGTCTCACCGATGATGCTGTGCGACGACGAGGAGGAGGCGCTGCGCCGAGGGCTCGAGGGCGCCAACTTCTTCGGCTACTCGCTCGCGCACTTCTACGTGTTCGGCGAGCACCGCCCCGCCGAGACCGACGTCTGGCGGGAGTTCCAGGAGCGCCGTGACCAGATGGGCTACTCGGCGGAGACCGAGGTGGCCCTGGCGCAGGAGCGCCTCGGCGCCAAGGTCGCCGCCGGCGACACGACCGGTCTGCGCGGCGCCATCGGCACCCCCGACCAGGTCCGGGACTTCCTCCGCCGCTACGAGGAGGCCGGCGTCGACCAGGTGATCTTCGTCCTGCAGGCGGGCCACAACCGCCACGACCACATCATGGAGAGCATCGAGCGGTTCGGCACCGAGATCCTCCCGGAGTTCGCCGAGCGCGACGACGCCGCCCAGGCCGGCAAGGCCGCCGAGTACGAGCCGATCGTCGAGGCGGCGCTGCGCCGCCGGGCCGAGGCGCTCGAGGCCGATCCTCCCCCGGCGCTCCCCGAGGACTACGTCATCACCGCCATCCCCAAGCGCATGGTCGACGACGCGAAGAGCGAGGTCGGCCAGCAGTTCCTCGACGCCATCGCCACCGAGACCGCCGAGGGCCGGGGCGACACGATGTCGAACCTCCTCGGCTGA
- a CDS encoding type IV toxin-antitoxin system AbiEi family antitoxin domain-containing protein, which produces MGIDDLAAMAAIAAAQDGVFALHQACADGIDRRAVHRAASSGLIVPIRHGVYRFTATPSSVRREVRAAVLSVGDGARASHESSLHLHGVPNLPIAGPVVSVPPGRRANHPGIRVHRLVDQRADHLIEVAGIPTTTPARAIVDVSSVFSRPRMEWVLDQVTITSRLVTPGAIARVFRQINHRGRRNIAALGELLDERVAAGTVDRSTLERQMDELLAPTSLPRPTKEHPIPSLAPGEGFADRAWAEALLILEIDGRPYHERRLAMRRDRARDRAAARMGWQTMRVLDEEVADEPDLVIADLVDTHAMRVAQLRGTTIA; this is translated from the coding sequence GGACGGCGTGTTCGCGCTGCACCAGGCGTGTGCCGACGGCATCGACCGCAGGGCGGTGCACCGGGCGGCCAGCTCGGGCCTGATCGTGCCGATCCGCCACGGCGTCTACCGCTTCACCGCCACGCCGTCGTCGGTGCGCCGGGAGGTCAGGGCCGCCGTCCTCTCCGTCGGCGACGGCGCCAGGGCGAGCCACGAGTCGAGCCTCCACCTGCACGGGGTCCCGAACCTCCCGATCGCCGGGCCCGTCGTCTCGGTGCCGCCGGGCCGGCGGGCGAACCACCCCGGCATCCGCGTCCACCGCCTGGTCGACCAGCGTGCCGACCACCTCATCGAGGTCGCGGGGATCCCGACGACCACGCCGGCCCGGGCGATCGTAGACGTCTCGTCGGTGTTCTCCCGACCGCGGATGGAGTGGGTGCTCGACCAGGTGACGATCACGTCCCGGCTCGTGACGCCGGGGGCGATCGCCCGGGTGTTCCGCCAGATCAACCACCGTGGCCGCCGCAACATCGCGGCGCTGGGCGAGCTGCTCGACGAGCGGGTCGCCGCCGGGACGGTCGACCGCAGCACGCTCGAGCGGCAGATGGACGAGCTGCTGGCGCCGACCTCGCTCCCGCGCCCGACCAAGGAGCACCCGATCCCGTCCCTGGCCCCGGGCGAGGGGTTCGCCGACCGGGCGTGGGCCGAGGCGCTGCTCATCCTCGAGATCGACGGTCGGCCGTACCACGAGCGACGGCTCGCGATGCGCCGGGACCGGGCACGGGACCGGGCGGCCGCCCGGATGGGCTGGCAGACGATGCGGGTCCTCGACGAGGAGGTGGCCGACGAGCCGGACCTCGTGATCGCCGACCTCGTCGACACGCACGCCATGCGCGTCGCCCAGCTCCGCGGCACGACCATCGCGTGA
- a CDS encoding heavy metal translocating P-type ATPase, producing MTSHATDRSAPTTGPVAPSGSAELDLDVTGMTCASCANRVEKRLNRLDGVEATVNYALHRARVAYDPTSTEVDELVGAVRAAGYDATPSPGPAGSAGSAHGGGVDHESDREGPAGARHAPHDHGPTDDEGVRALRDRVLICAALSIPVVAIAMVPALQFRNWQWMLLALASPVAIWGAWPFHRAAWNAARHGATTMDTLVSIGVLAASAYSVVALFFGEAGDPHMADAQMSTALFSAPDGSLDHTYLEVAAAVPTVILLGRYLEARAKRSAGAALQALLSLGAKDATRVVDDGHGGTVEERVPVSALVVGDRFVVRPGERIATDGVVLDGTSAVDASMLTGESVPVDVGAGDDVVGATVNESGRLVVRVARVGADTQLARMAQLVSDAQAGKADVQRLADRVSAVFVPIVIVLALATLAVWALLGEPSRGFSAAVAVLIIACPCALGLATPVALLVGTGRGAQLGILIKGPEVLESTRQVDTVVLDKTGTVTTGVMEVVDVVAAAGEDPDGALRTVAALESASEHPIARAVVAAAAERPGGPLPSVEGFRNRAGLGVAGTVPVDGEVHEVVVGRPAHLVDEGLVLPDDLAAALDDQGSLGRTVVAGGWGGRVRVLLAVADTPKATSARAVAELRSLGLEPVLLTGDAEAPARAVAAQVGIDEVIAGVLPEGKVDEVRRLQERGRVVAMVGDGVNDAAALAASDLGIAMGTGTDAAMEASDLTLVTGDLRAAPDAVELSRRTLGTIKGNLFWAFAYNVAALPVAAIGWLNPMLAGAAMACSSLFVVTNSLRLKRFRPSRGAS from the coding sequence CGACGTGACCGGCATGACGTGCGCGTCGTGCGCCAACCGGGTCGAGAAGCGGTTGAACCGCCTCGACGGCGTCGAGGCGACCGTGAACTACGCCCTCCACCGGGCCCGGGTCGCCTACGACCCGACCAGCACCGAGGTCGACGAGCTCGTGGGCGCGGTGCGGGCCGCGGGCTACGACGCCACGCCGTCGCCGGGCCCGGCCGGCTCCGCCGGCTCCGCTCACGGGGGCGGCGTCGACCACGAGTCGGACCGCGAGGGGCCCGCGGGCGCCCGTCACGCGCCGCACGACCACGGACCGACCGACGACGAGGGCGTGCGGGCCCTGCGCGACCGCGTCCTGATCTGCGCGGCGCTGAGCATCCCCGTCGTCGCCATCGCGATGGTCCCGGCGCTGCAGTTCCGCAACTGGCAGTGGATGCTGCTGGCCCTGGCCTCGCCGGTGGCGATCTGGGGCGCCTGGCCCTTCCACCGGGCCGCCTGGAACGCGGCGCGCCACGGCGCCACGACGATGGACACGCTGGTGTCCATCGGCGTCCTGGCCGCCTCCGCGTACTCGGTGGTGGCGCTGTTCTTCGGCGAGGCCGGCGACCCGCACATGGCCGACGCCCAGATGTCGACGGCGCTCTTCTCGGCCCCCGACGGGTCGCTCGACCACACCTACCTCGAGGTGGCGGCCGCGGTGCCGACCGTGATCCTGCTGGGTCGGTACCTCGAGGCCCGGGCCAAGCGGAGCGCCGGAGCCGCGCTGCAGGCGCTGCTGTCGCTCGGCGCCAAGGACGCGACCCGGGTCGTCGACGACGGCCACGGCGGCACGGTCGAGGAGCGGGTGCCGGTCTCTGCGCTGGTCGTCGGCGACCGGTTCGTCGTCCGGCCCGGCGAGCGCATCGCCACCGACGGCGTGGTGCTCGACGGGACCTCGGCGGTCGACGCCAGCATGCTGACCGGCGAGAGCGTGCCGGTCGACGTCGGCGCCGGCGACGACGTGGTCGGCGCCACCGTGAACGAGTCGGGCCGGCTGGTCGTGCGGGTCGCCCGGGTCGGCGCCGACACCCAGCTCGCCCGGATGGCGCAGCTGGTGTCCGACGCCCAGGCGGGCAAGGCCGACGTGCAGCGCCTGGCCGATCGGGTCTCGGCCGTGTTCGTGCCGATCGTGATCGTGCTCGCGCTCGCCACGCTGGCGGTGTGGGCGCTGCTCGGCGAGCCGTCGCGCGGGTTCTCGGCGGCGGTCGCGGTGCTGATCATCGCCTGCCCCTGCGCCCTCGGGCTGGCGACCCCGGTGGCGCTGCTCGTCGGTACCGGCCGGGGCGCCCAGCTCGGCATCCTCATCAAGGGCCCCGAGGTGCTCGAATCGACCCGGCAGGTCGACACGGTCGTCCTCGACAAGACGGGCACGGTCACGACCGGCGTGATGGAGGTCGTCGACGTCGTGGCCGCCGCCGGCGAGGACCCCGACGGCGCGCTGCGCACCGTCGCCGCGCTCGAGTCCGCGTCGGAGCACCCGATCGCCCGGGCGGTCGTCGCCGCTGCGGCCGAGCGGCCGGGAGGCCCGCTGCCGTCCGTCGAGGGCTTCCGCAACCGGGCGGGCCTCGGGGTCGCGGGCACGGTCCCGGTCGACGGCGAGGTGCACGAGGTGGTCGTCGGTCGGCCCGCCCACCTCGTCGACGAGGGCCTCGTCCTCCCCGACGACCTGGCGGCCGCGCTCGACGACCAGGGCTCCCTCGGGCGCACCGTCGTGGCCGGCGGGTGGGGTGGCCGGGTGCGCGTGCTCCTGGCCGTCGCCGACACGCCCAAGGCCACCTCGGCCCGGGCGGTCGCCGAGCTCCGGTCGCTCGGCCTCGAGCCGGTGCTGCTGACCGGCGACGCCGAGGCGCCGGCCCGGGCGGTCGCAGCGCAGGTCGGCATCGACGAGGTGATCGCCGGCGTGCTCCCCGAGGGCAAGGTCGACGAGGTGCGGCGGCTGCAGGAGCGGGGCCGGGTCGTGGCCATGGTGGGCGACGGCGTCAACGACGCCGCCGCGCTCGCGGCGTCGGACCTCGGCATCGCCATGGGCACCGGCACCGACGCGGCCATGGAGGCGTCGGACCTGACGCTCGTCACCGGCGACCTCCGCGCCGCGCCCGACGCCGTCGAGCTGTCGCGGCGGACCCTCGGGACGATCAAGGGCAACCTGTTCTGGGCGTTCGCCTACAACGTGGCGGCGCTGCCCGTCGCCGCGATCGGGTGGCTCAACCCGATGCTGGCGGGCGCGGCGATGGCGTGCTCGAGCCTGTTCGTGGTCACGAACTCGCTGCGCCTGAAGCGCTTCCGGCCCTCCCGGGGGGCGTCGTGA